TTAACTCATTTTTATTCTGAAGAACATATTTACTAATTCTTTCATTTCAATCAATAAGACTCTTATTATAAGAGGATTCTTGAACTAATAAATAGACCCTAAAAgctactttaaaaaaaaaggcaatCGAGGAAATATTGTGGTAATCGAGTTCATTGATATTATTGGTATAATAGATACAAGTACACTTACAATCATACTCAATCGATGAAATTGATTGATCTTAAAGGAGATCTTCTATAATTCATACACAAAGTGTTATTTCTTGATTTGCCATTATTAACTTGATTGGTTTTAGGTAATAATAGATTAAACTATGCTTATAACACTAGTGGATATAGAGGGTTTTTCCACCAACATTCAATGGGAAatttgttttataaaatatgattttcccacctcattcCCACTGAACAACCTCACTGGAAAAATGTATGGTGAAAAACAGGTTCCCATTGAAACGCTAGaaaatttcatactttttcggtgtgaaaacactactattagatttttcccaccgacattcagtgagAAATAGCCATTGAATATTTTTCAGTGGGAAAATAGAAGTTTTTTAGTTGTGTAAGGGGTCCTATTAAAACCAAGAAATATAAACCTGCCTTCCATCCACAAATATATTCAGAAAAACAACTTAATCTCTAAATGTAAAATATTTAGTCTTTCTAAATGTTGCTGACGCAATATGGCCCAATCAATGTCCATCAAATAAATATAGTTCAGTCAATTATGAATCAAGAAAGATACTAGTATAAATAACCTGACATGTCCATTGTTAACAGAACAGTAAACACATAACTCTAGTTGCTGGCTAATACATTTCATACAGTTGAGCATACCTGAAACTCATATTTCTGTGCATAATCAAAAGCATATAGTCTTCTTACATTACATATAAGCAAGTCAAAGTTGCATGCTACAACTTTTTTCAGTCTAGTTCACAATGGCGACCTCAGATATGATCGACAAAATCACCACTGATGTCAATTTCAGATTCCAAGTCACCTTCCATGTCATCGGGGTCTGCTGTTGCCCCTGCAGGTGCTTGCCCGGGTTTTGACCCTTCTCCAGGGATCCTTGATTCTTGTATGATCCGCATTATGTCTTCGACTCTTTGCTGTTGCTGATCAGAAGACACTCCATAATTCGCATTCTCGCCATCCATCAAGTTTTTCGGCAAATTCTTTAGAAACCAGGGGTGTTTCTTTATCTCTGGAATAGTGATCCTCTGCAGCCAATTGAAATATTTCAACTAAGCCAATATTTGGCGTATACACAATTTAGTAATTAATGCTCCACTCAAAACGTCATTATTGATATGACCCCACCTAGCTCAAGGCCATTCACTAGGAGTCAAGCAAGGGAGCTCTAAGAGATGCAAGCCATGTTCATGAAGAAAGGAGCCTTGGAAGATCTTGGAGAGAAGATTGCCAAAGCTTACAATGTTTGGGAAATAGCTTGGGGAGGCCTAGAAGACCAAGAGATACCTCCTCTCAAAGTGGCTAGATGTTAAAGAGAGACATTTTTGCAAACTGTGGGCATTGGATGCAAATCTTTGCTACGAATGCAATTCTAGACAAAGGGTTCAAATTGGAGGCCACATTTGCAAGTTTATGACCATTGGATGAATGAAGACCCATGTTTGGGGGTAATTTTGCAAAGTGCCACTTTTGGGCCTTTGGTGTAAAGCCCTAGACTATAAATAGAAGACTTGTCTTATTTTCATCCTTAGCTTGAATATTGAAGAACTTGAGTGTAATATTTTGTTAGGTTATTAATCataatatagtttgtttggttgcaTAATTCTAAGTGTGATTCTTAGTTGCAAAGTGAATTGTTTATTTCCATTGGAATCATATTgagttgctcatttgtggtCTTCCAAAATTGGGTAACTGCTTGGATTACAAATTGCTAAGGTTCATTGATTGAAATTCCATTAGGAGGGTTTAGGTTTCAAATACCTAAGTTTGTCTATAGATTTCTTATCAATTGGGTCTAGTATTTATCCATCTACCTTTCTTCCATTCCTAATCTTCCCCATCCCtattttccattttcttgttctttaagtTTTTAGAGTTTCATAGGTTGAATCGTATCAATTATTTTGGTTAATTTTATCGCCAACAGGAATAACTTTACAATGCATAACAAGAAAGCTTGCTTCTAAtgtgtaaaagaaaaagaatcttTCATCAAAAACCACTGCAGTATCAATGCGCTAGCAAGTTCAGTAAATGAAGCTTACCTTTGATGGATTCGCAACAAATATTCGAGAAAGAAGGTTCATGCAATCTGCAGATATTCGTATATAATCGGGTATGGAATACTGGACGCTCATTATTCTCTGTAAAAGGAAACAAACAGTTCTTCAGCTGCTGATTGAGACAAAAATAATCAACCATCATTCAGAATAAAAGCTAACTTGGTTCAAACCTCAAATCAAAGTATTAACAAACTCACCTGGATAGTTTTACGGAAATTTCTAGGATCTTCAGGATCCTCAAAAGGGTATGCTCCTACTAACATCACATACAGTGTCACCCCACATGACCACACATCGGCAACCTAAAAATGCAAGACTTTCAGATATGCAGAATATTCAATTAAAATAACTCAAAATGAACCACATGTAAACCAGCATTCAGGCACTCAGAAACAGCCGTGATCAAATGAGCAAGCAAGTTTTTATAAGGTTTAATAAGTTCTTAGTAAAGGGTTTGCTTTAGGCCCACACATTTATCTAAGACGAACTGTGCTACATCAAACGGTTCAACAGTAGGGTAGTACTTCCCTCGTGCAAACAAACCTAGAAATAGACGCTAGTAAATGCTCATACCAGGTTCTTCATCAGATTTGTTACAGTCTCTAAGCAGATAACATATACTTTATTTCAACGGAGCAACAGATCAGTACTTCATCCATAAATTTACTCATCTTTTCTAATATTCTTTTGCACAAAAAATTTGAAGCATATCCACTACTGCAATTATTAGTAAAATCCCAAATATACCGACTGCTCCATGCAAACAAAGGCCCCTAGCAGATTAGTGAAAGCGAAAtcgataaaataaaattatcagGTCACTGCAATGCTTGTGATGCTTGAGGATTTTACTTTAGCTAGAATGGAAGGAAGATGGAAAGGGGGATGGGGTTTAAAGGGAGAACCACAGCTTGTCAGAGAATTCTGCAAGATTCTATATATACCTTCCCATCATATTCCTTCCGTGACAGGACCTCTGGAGCAATGTAAGCAGGTGTTCCTACTGTTGACTTGGGTTGTGAATGTAATAACCCGGACTGCATGATGAAGAAAATAGTAAATAAAAAATGCAATGTCCTACTAGATATATGATAGTTGATAACTTCTCAACTAGAAAACAAGAAACCTTAGAATAGCCAAAATCACATATTTTAAGACGTGGTGTTGGGCTTCCATCAAGGAGTG
Above is a window of Lycium ferocissimum isolate CSIRO_LF1 unplaced genomic scaffold, AGI_CSIRO_Lferr_CH_V1 ctg7094, whole genome shotgun sequence DNA encoding:
- the LOC132045570 gene encoding serine/threonine-protein kinase SAPK3-like isoform X1 codes for the protein MEERYEPLKELGSGNFGVARLVRDKKIKELVAVKYIERGKKIDENVQREIINHRSLRHPNIIRFKEVLLTPTHLAIVMEYAAGGELFARICSAGRFSEDEARFFFQQLISGVSYCHSMEICHRDLKLENTLLDGSPTPRLKICDFGYSKSGLLHSQPKSTVGTPAYIAPEVLSRKEYDGKVADVWSCGVTLYVMLVGAYPFEDPEDPRNFRKTIQRIMSVQYSIPDYIRISADCMNLLSRIFVANPSKRITIPEIKKHPWFLKNLPKNLMDGENANYGVSSDQQQQRVEDIMRIIQESRIPGEGSKPGQAPAGATADPDDMEGDLESEIDISGDFVDHI
- the LOC132045570 gene encoding serine/threonine-protein kinase SAPK3-like isoform X2; protein product: MEERYEPLKELGSGNFGVARLVRDKKIKELVAVKYIERGKKIDENVQREIINHRSLRHPNIIRFKEVLLTPTHLAIVMEYAAGGELFARICSAGRFSEDEARFFFQQLISGVSYCHSMEICHRDLKLENTLLDGSPTPRLKICDFGYSKVADVWSCGVTLYVMLVGAYPFEDPEDPRNFRKTIQRIMSVQYSIPDYIRISADCMNLLSRIFVANPSKRITIPEIKKHPWFLKNLPKNLMDGENANYGVSSDQQQQRVEDIMRIIQESRIPGEGSKPGQAPAGATADPDDMEGDLESEIDISGDFVDHI